Proteins encoded together in one Micromonospora auratinigra window:
- a CDS encoding serine hydrolase domain-containing protein produces the protein MDGDWDGLRAEVRATLDDLVGSGRETGVQVAAYLHGVPIVEEQAGLADASTGRPLTADTPIHAVSTGKGLTSTVAHVLAEQGHLDLDRPIAEVWPEFARHGKDRITLRHALTHTAGLPALPADITPQDFTDWDRMCALLADTVPRWAPGERLAYHAWTFGWLVGEVLRRVTGRPVSRLLAEEVAGPLGVTGELFLAVPAADLSRLARLEDAGLTATMTWAAANLPHFDEVAPPAVRPDATIGSRPDVLRADVPAVGTLTARAAARMYAALLGPVDGVRLISPARLAQVSAVAVRAPEWVFGQELSFGLGYAVDDDGAFGTAGSGGSLAFAYPRLGLTVAAVRNRLGAGDGDPMEQLRVLIRDRVAAETDR, from the coding sequence ATGGACGGAGACTGGGACGGCCTGCGGGCCGAGGTACGCGCCACGCTCGACGACCTGGTCGGCTCGGGCCGGGAGACCGGGGTGCAGGTGGCCGCGTACCTGCACGGGGTGCCGATCGTCGAGGAGCAGGCCGGGCTCGCCGACGCCAGCACCGGCCGGCCGCTCACCGCGGACACCCCGATCCACGCCGTCTCCACCGGCAAGGGCCTCACCAGCACCGTCGCGCACGTCCTCGCCGAGCAGGGCCACCTCGACCTGGACCGGCCGATCGCCGAGGTGTGGCCGGAGTTCGCCCGGCACGGCAAGGACCGGATCACGTTGCGGCACGCGCTCACCCACACCGCCGGGCTGCCCGCGCTGCCCGCCGACATCACCCCGCAGGACTTCACCGACTGGGACCGGATGTGCGCGCTGCTCGCCGACACCGTGCCGCGCTGGGCGCCCGGCGAGCGACTGGCGTACCACGCGTGGACGTTCGGCTGGCTGGTCGGTGAGGTGCTGCGGCGGGTCACCGGCCGGCCGGTCTCGCGGCTGCTCGCCGAGGAGGTGGCCGGGCCGCTCGGGGTGACCGGGGAGCTGTTCCTCGCCGTCCCGGCGGCGGACCTGTCCCGGCTGGCCCGGCTGGAGGACGCCGGCCTGACCGCGACGATGACCTGGGCCGCCGCGAACCTGCCGCACTTCGACGAGGTCGCGCCGCCCGCCGTGCGCCCCGACGCGACGATCGGCAGCCGGCCCGACGTGCTGCGCGCCGACGTGCCGGCGGTCGGCACGCTCACCGCCCGGGCCGCCGCCCGGATGTACGCGGCGCTGCTCGGCCCGGTCGACGGCGTACGGCTGATCTCCCCGGCCCGGTTGGCGCAGGTGTCGGCGGTCGCGGTCCGCGCGCCGGAGTGGGTGTTCGGGCAGGAACTCTCCTTCGGCCTCGGCTACGCGGTCGACGACGACGGCGCGTTCGGCACCGCCGGCAGCGGCGGCAGCCTCGCGTTCGCGTACCCCCGGCTGGGCCTGACGGTGGCGGCGGTGCGCAACCGGCTCGGCGCGGGCGACGGCGACCCGATGGAGCAACTGCGGGTACTGATCCGCGACCGGGTGGCGGCGGAAACCGACCGGTGA
- the rnhA gene encoding ribonuclease HI, translated as MTEAATRVVEIWTDGACSGNPGPGGWGAVLRWGGHERELCGGEATPTTNNRMELTAAIRALESLTRPVTVRLHTDSTYVRNGITSWLAGWKRNGWVTAAKQPVKNADLWQRLEAACARHDVTWLWVKGHNGHPENERADGLANRGMTEARSVGAR; from the coding sequence ATGACGGAGGCGGCGACCAGGGTCGTGGAGATCTGGACCGACGGGGCGTGCAGCGGCAATCCCGGGCCCGGCGGCTGGGGCGCGGTGCTGCGCTGGGGTGGGCACGAGCGGGAGCTCTGCGGCGGCGAGGCGACGCCGACCACCAACAACCGGATGGAGCTGACCGCCGCGATCCGCGCGTTGGAGAGCCTCACCCGGCCGGTCACCGTGCGGCTGCACACCGACAGCACGTACGTGCGCAACGGCATCACGAGCTGGCTGGCGGGCTGGAAGCGCAACGGCTGGGTGACCGCCGCGAAGCAGCCGGTCAAGAACGCCGACCTGTGGCAGCGGCTGGAGGCCGCCTGCGCCCGGCACGACGTGACCTGGCTGTGGGTGAAGGGCCACAACGGACACCCGGAGAACGAGCGGGCCGACGGGCTGGCCAACCGGGGGATGACCGAGGCGCGGTCCGTCGGGGCCCGCTGA
- a CDS encoding cytochrome P450: protein MTVAPLTELPLWPPVNLDRDPLVPLDADERRRFTGPVTKVRLPTDATAWLVTRHADVRALLRHPGFSADLSRPGFPLLRRLAPGALSDRRGGFIRMDGAEHSRLRRMLTAEFMIKNVRRIEPLITETVERALDGLRDAGPPADLIAHFALPVPSMVICHLLGVPYADHDFFQERSRTLIDRDAPPDRVQRHVQELRDYLHRLVEVKVAAGDRTDDLIGRLARDRVDTGELAVDELVGMAVLLLIAGHETTANMIGLSTLLLLRHPARYAALRDDPGHADGLVDELLRYLSIVRTGLPRLATEDVEIGGRLIRAGEGAIAVLSLANRDGDVFAAADAFDPYRAAQQHVAFGFGVHQCIGQPLARAELRIALVALARRFPRLRPAVTTRRLPTRDSSIVYGLDELPVTW, encoded by the coding sequence GTGACCGTCGCACCCCTCACCGAGTTACCGCTCTGGCCGCCGGTCAACCTCGACCGCGACCCACTCGTCCCGCTCGACGCCGACGAGCGCCGCCGCTTCACCGGGCCCGTCACCAAGGTCCGGCTGCCCACCGACGCCACCGCCTGGCTGGTGACCCGACACGCCGACGTGCGGGCCCTGCTGCGCCACCCCGGCTTCAGCGCCGACCTCTCCCGGCCCGGCTTCCCGCTGCTGCGCCGGCTGGCACCCGGAGCGCTCAGCGACCGACGCGGCGGCTTCATCCGGATGGACGGCGCGGAACACAGCCGGCTGCGCCGGATGCTGACCGCCGAATTCATGATCAAGAATGTGCGGCGGATCGAGCCCTTGATCACCGAGACTGTCGAGCGGGCCCTCGACGGGCTGCGCGACGCCGGCCCGCCCGCCGACCTGATCGCGCACTTCGCCCTGCCGGTGCCCTCGATGGTGATCTGCCACCTGCTCGGCGTCCCCTACGCCGACCACGACTTCTTCCAGGAGCGCAGCCGCACCCTCATCGACCGGGACGCCCCGCCCGACCGCGTCCAGCGGCACGTCCAGGAGTTGCGCGACTACCTGCACCGCCTGGTCGAGGTGAAGGTGGCCGCCGGGGACCGCACCGACGACCTGATCGGCCGGCTCGCCCGCGACCGGGTGGACACCGGCGAGCTGGCGGTCGACGAACTGGTCGGCATGGCCGTGCTGCTGCTCATCGCCGGCCACGAGACCACCGCCAACATGATCGGCCTGAGCACCCTGCTGCTGCTGCGCCACCCCGCCCGGTACGCGGCGCTGCGCGACGACCCCGGGCACGCCGACGGCCTGGTCGACGAACTGCTGCGCTACCTGAGCATCGTGCGCACCGGGCTGCCGAGGCTCGCCACCGAGGACGTGGAGATCGGCGGGCGGCTGATCCGGGCGGGGGAGGGGGCGATCGCGGTGCTCTCCCTGGCCAACCGCGACGGCGACGTCTTCGCCGCGGCGGACGCCTTCGACCCCTACCGGGCGGCGCAGCAGCACGTCGCCTTCGGCTTCGGGGTGCACCAGTGCATCGGCCAGCCCCTCGCTCGCGCCGAGCTGCGGATCGCGCTGGTGGCACTGGCCCGACGCTTCCCCCGGCTGCGTCCCGCCGTCACCACCCGCCGCCTGCCGACCCGGGACAGCTCCATCGTCTACGGGCTCGACGAACTGCCGGTGACCTGGTGA
- a CDS encoding ferredoxin, whose product MTGATPVRIRVDRDRCCGSGNCVLTAPDVFDQDDEDGLVLLRGTEPAPDALDRVRRAVDLCPAGAISLHPPPRP is encoded by the coding sequence GTGACCGGGGCGACGCCGGTGCGCATCCGGGTGGACCGCGACCGCTGCTGCGGCTCCGGCAACTGCGTCCTCACCGCCCCCGACGTCTTCGACCAGGACGACGAGGACGGCCTGGTGCTGCTGCGCGGCACCGAACCGGCGCCGGACGCGCTCGACCGGGTCCGGCGCGCCGTCGACCTCTGCCCGGCCGGGGCGATCAGCCTGCACCCACCGCCCCGGCCGTAG
- a CDS encoding preprotein translocase YidC, giving the protein MGYRARDGEQPVDPAHAEDEAGQARLVQVEADTDVPAPQRGAPKPDEVTEDDGSGMAGGASGSSSGGSSMPTHPDARR; this is encoded by the coding sequence GTGGGATATCGGGCGCGCGACGGCGAGCAGCCGGTGGATCCGGCACACGCCGAGGACGAGGCCGGCCAGGCCCGGCTGGTCCAGGTGGAGGCGGACACGGACGTACCGGCGCCGCAGCGGGGTGCGCCGAAGCCGGACGAGGTGACCGAGGACGACGGCTCCGGGATGGCCGGCGGCGCGTCGGGCAGCAGCTCCGGCGGCTCGTCCATGCCGACCCACCCGGACGCCCGCCGCTGA